A single Amia ocellicauda isolate fAmiCal2 chromosome 9, fAmiCal2.hap1, whole genome shotgun sequence DNA region contains:
- the def8 gene encoding differentially expressed in FDCP 8 homolog isoform X1, producing MEYDERLARFRQGHLNPFNREEGGGTEDREPPQHEVKPEMFSSDTKIPSTDRVMDLGLAEDHFSRPMDSFVASDIEQLKQAIEECKQLILELPEHSEKQKDTVVRLIHLRLKLQELKDPEEDEPNLRVLLEHRFSKEKSKSVKQTCDKCSAIIWGLIQTWYTCTGCYYRCHSKCLNLITKPCVRSKISHQSEYELNICPEIGLDRQDYRCAECRTPVSLRGVPSEARQCDYTGLYYCSNCHWNDSATIPARVIHNWEFEPRKVCRSSMRYLALMISRPVLKLREINPLLFNFVEELVEIRKLRQDILCMKPYFITCKEAMEARLLLQLQERQHFVENNDMYSLQDLIDISSGRLSCSLTEIHTTFAKHIKLDCERCQAKGFVCELCKKGDVLFPFDSHTSVCHECSAVFHRDCYYDNSTSCPRCTRMTERKQSIEPPTSQEN from the exons ATGGAATATGATGAGAGACTCGCCCGCTTTCGCCAAGGCCATCTCAACCCCTTCAACAGAGAGGAAGGGGGCGGCACAGAGGACAGGGAGCCCCCACAGCATG AGGTGAAGCCAGAGATGTTCTCATCAGACACCAAGATCCCCAGCACAGACAGAGTCATGGACTTGGGGCTGGCTGAGGACCACTTCTCTCGGCCCATG GACTCGTTCGTGGCGTCGGACATCGAGCAGCTGAAGCAGGCCATCGAGGAGTGCAAGCAGCTGATCCTGGAGCTGCCCGAGCACTCGGAGAAACAGAAGGACACCGTGGTCAGACTCATACACCTCCGCCTCAAACTGCAGGAGCTCAAG GACCCAGAGGAAGACGAGCCGAACCTTAGGGTTTTACTGGAGCACCGCTTCTCCAAGGAGAAGAGCAAGAGCGTGAAGCAGACCTGTGACAAGTGCAGTGCCATTATCTGGGGGCTCATCCAAACCTGGTACACCTGCACAG GGTGTTACTACCGCTGCCACAGCAAATGCCTGAACCTCATCACCAAGCCATGCGTGAGGTCAAAGATCAGCCACCAGTCGGAATACGAGCTGAACATCTGTCCTGAGATCGGCCTTGACCGGCAGGATTACAGGTGTGCGGAGTGTCGGACACCTGTGTCACTGA GGGGCGTCCCGAGTGAGGCCAGGCAATGTGACTACACGGGCCTGTACTACTGCAGCAACTGCCACTGGAATGACAGCGCCACCATCCCCGCCCGCGTCATCCACAACTGGGAGTTCGAGCCCAGGAAG GTGTGCCGCTCCTCCATGCGATACTTGGCGCTGATGATTTCTCGGCCGGTGCTGAAGCTCAGAGAGATCAACCCACTGCTCTTCAACTTTGTGGAGGAACTGGTAGAGATCCGG AAACTGCGCCAGGACATCTTATGCATGAAGCCCTACTTTATCACCTGTAAGGAGGCTATGGAGGCCAGGCTCCTGCTGCAG CTGCAGGAACGGCAGCACTTTGTGGAGAACAATGACATGTACTCCCTACAGGACCTCATTGATATCTCTTCTGGCCGTCTCAGCTGCTCCTTGACCGAGATCCACACCACCTTCGCCAAACACATTAAACTGGACTGTGAG AGGTGCCAGGCTAAAGGCTTTGTGTGTGAGCTGTGTAAAAAAGGAGACGTGCTGTTCCCTTTCGACAGCCACACCTCGGTGTGCCATGAATGCTCGGCTGTGTTTCACAG GGACTGTTACTACGACAACTCCACTTCTTGTCCGCGATGCACCCGCATGACAGAGAGGAAGCAGTCCATAGAGCCACCCACTTCCCAGGAGAATTAA
- the def8 gene encoding differentially expressed in FDCP 8 homolog isoform X2: MLCCEVYAEVKPEMFSSDTKIPSTDRVMDLGLAEDHFSRPMDSFVASDIEQLKQAIEECKQLILELPEHSEKQKDTVVRLIHLRLKLQELKDPEEDEPNLRVLLEHRFSKEKSKSVKQTCDKCSAIIWGLIQTWYTCTGCYYRCHSKCLNLITKPCVRSKISHQSEYELNICPEIGLDRQDYRCAECRTPVSLRGVPSEARQCDYTGLYYCSNCHWNDSATIPARVIHNWEFEPRKVCRSSMRYLALMISRPVLKLREINPLLFNFVEELVEIRKLRQDILCMKPYFITCKEAMEARLLLQLQERQHFVENNDMYSLQDLIDISSGRLSCSLTEIHTTFAKHIKLDCERCQAKGFVCELCKKGDVLFPFDSHTSVCHECSAVFHRDCYYDNSTSCPRCTRMTERKQSIEPPTSQEN; this comes from the exons ATGCTGTGCTGTGAAGTTTACGcag AGGTGAAGCCAGAGATGTTCTCATCAGACACCAAGATCCCCAGCACAGACAGAGTCATGGACTTGGGGCTGGCTGAGGACCACTTCTCTCGGCCCATG GACTCGTTCGTGGCGTCGGACATCGAGCAGCTGAAGCAGGCCATCGAGGAGTGCAAGCAGCTGATCCTGGAGCTGCCCGAGCACTCGGAGAAACAGAAGGACACCGTGGTCAGACTCATACACCTCCGCCTCAAACTGCAGGAGCTCAAG GACCCAGAGGAAGACGAGCCGAACCTTAGGGTTTTACTGGAGCACCGCTTCTCCAAGGAGAAGAGCAAGAGCGTGAAGCAGACCTGTGACAAGTGCAGTGCCATTATCTGGGGGCTCATCCAAACCTGGTACACCTGCACAG GGTGTTACTACCGCTGCCACAGCAAATGCCTGAACCTCATCACCAAGCCATGCGTGAGGTCAAAGATCAGCCACCAGTCGGAATACGAGCTGAACATCTGTCCTGAGATCGGCCTTGACCGGCAGGATTACAGGTGTGCGGAGTGTCGGACACCTGTGTCACTGA GGGGCGTCCCGAGTGAGGCCAGGCAATGTGACTACACGGGCCTGTACTACTGCAGCAACTGCCACTGGAATGACAGCGCCACCATCCCCGCCCGCGTCATCCACAACTGGGAGTTCGAGCCCAGGAAG GTGTGCCGCTCCTCCATGCGATACTTGGCGCTGATGATTTCTCGGCCGGTGCTGAAGCTCAGAGAGATCAACCCACTGCTCTTCAACTTTGTGGAGGAACTGGTAGAGATCCGG AAACTGCGCCAGGACATCTTATGCATGAAGCCCTACTTTATCACCTGTAAGGAGGCTATGGAGGCCAGGCTCCTGCTGCAG CTGCAGGAACGGCAGCACTTTGTGGAGAACAATGACATGTACTCCCTACAGGACCTCATTGATATCTCTTCTGGCCGTCTCAGCTGCTCCTTGACCGAGATCCACACCACCTTCGCCAAACACATTAAACTGGACTGTGAG AGGTGCCAGGCTAAAGGCTTTGTGTGTGAGCTGTGTAAAAAAGGAGACGTGCTGTTCCCTTTCGACAGCCACACCTCGGTGTGCCATGAATGCTCGGCTGTGTTTCACAG GGACTGTTACTACGACAACTCCACTTCTTGTCCGCGATGCACCCGCATGACAGAGAGGAAGCAGTCCATAGAGCCACCCACTTCCCAGGAGAATTAA